The following DNA comes from Nicotiana sylvestris chromosome 10, ASM39365v2, whole genome shotgun sequence.
GCTGCAACGGGTTTACCTCGAGTCTCTACCGCAACGAACAGTTACTATCGATgaaatacctggatctatacACAAAATGTataaaagtgtagtatcagcacacttgaccccatatgctggtaagtgcctagcctaacctcggcgaagtagtgacaaggctaggaccagactaccaaataaacctgtacaataTAGCGTAAAAAATAATAGGAAGTAGATAACAATGATGGAAACAACGATCAACcaatgatataaatagcaggcaaccataacaccataaatgcttctcaacaaataataaatacaagtgcaatcaattaatcgagtttttcaaatataaatctttcgcctataaatccttcaagtaataatctctaagataatatgcttttcaataaatatatttcgaatttATTTCCTTCAAAAAAGTATCTTCCAagtaagcatctttcgaatataattctttcgagtaaaggtcacctcgttacacctcatttcataatcataaataatataggtctcagcccacttttatattttcacggcacctcgtgcccacatatttctgtctcataTTGCATAACAACATCCTCATattactcagttcataggttccataacccaatacaattaagaatgtccaaggagcctcattcacttaacataaattAGAGAACAACTCCCAACCCAAATAggaaatcaaaaagaaaagatgaagttatttttagaaattatttgataaagaaaatacccttttcaacTAAAGTACAATAttgaatgaattattacctttaatacgagaaatcaataaattaaaacatagaagaaattcctttttaagtaaattacaacctcaaaaggtttaaggaaaatttagctGAGAAATCAATTAggttaaaaatgtaaaaattgttgaaatttgaagtgttgaatatatataaaacaaatagGGCGAGGTATTGTCAAAACTATGGATTcccacacaaaggatcacaaccgTAAAGGAATTTACAccattaaaacacttgaattggtaacaacaattacaatGGAGACAAAATAATCGCGGAAGGAGTACATCTCagcacagagataacaaccagggatctcccaggatactgtcctgtagtccccaaatataaatctcTAGTGGATCTCCAGGGTGCAGTCTCGTAGTACAACTCATaatgcacggggatctaccggtaatcccgatccgtagtcccaaatgtaaatacccagtactgggggaatctactgggtgcattcccgtagttccatataactatgcagggggatctcccattATTGAACTAgtatcatcaattatcactgtcatgataagatccacaaaagagcacacttcagaaaTGTTGGGTTgattcattgacttgcacacatgaaagaccactttctcatcacccacccggaatgTGAGTTCccttgcttccacatcaactaaggccttcccagttgcaaggaaaggtcttcccgaTATGATCATAACCACATAATCTacttcacaatccaagatcacaaaattagttggcaagataaatttgtccaaccggacaagaacatcatcaattatacccaatggtctcttcattaTTCTATCTGCTATTTgaaatctcatggaagtcggccttggtttcccaatacccaaagtcataAAAactgagtaaggcatcaaattgatacttgcccccaaatcacatagtgcttttgcaaagtctgcactcccaatggtgaaAACATCGTGATCTTCTAGCTTCGGAGCCATTGAGTGTattattgcactaacttggtaggTCATCTTGATAGTCTCATAATCCATGGATcctttctttgtcaccaagtctttcatgaatttaccATAATTGGCATTTCCTCTAGAGCCTACACCGATGGCACATTAATAGACAagttcttcatcatgtcaataaacttcttaaactggttctcatttttctgcttcacgagcctttgaggataaggtggaggtggccttggcaaaggagccttggctttaggcacaactgtTTCTGTCAtttctattacgtgttccctagatagGTTCATgtcattctgagtttccacctcgacatcatGGATATAAATCCTCACTTCCCCATTCACATTCTCAACCACCGAAGGGATCtcatcctcttgcaactcaaTTTCATCActaaaaatttctttttgtttggaggtattcacatcaccgcctcgtccacttcttgtagttactgtATTACATGCACAAAATTGTTACCACCCTTCGAGGTGACTatcgtatcactaggtagagcccccttagagtgagtattcaaggattgtgagatttggcctaattgaacctccaagtttctgagtgaagtattgtgggatgccaaTTGGGCATCAGAATTAtgattctttttcatcatctgttcgaacatcatttcaattcttcccatttcattgttggaagaactaggaccttggaaTGTAAATGGGGGTGGGTTGCTCAGTTGCTGATACATTGGAGGCcttttgaaagccttgcccccaatttccttggttgctaaAGTTCCAACCACCATGATTGTTGTTTCTACCCTAGTTTTTGTTGTTGCCATTCAAATTACCCTAATTATTCCGATTATTATTCTGGTTTCCCCAATttaaattttggttgttgttcccccaattagtattcccttgttgttgttgattttccCAATTGCCTTGGAGTCCCCATTGTTGTTGGTTGCATGAATTGCCCCTTTGGACTAGATAATTATTCATGTATTGCACTTGTTTATTCTGCTCATCacaaccatcatcttggaatccactactatcattgtcatattgatccgaactcctttggttctgttgacctctttgtcttcttttgtttactaacatgttgacaccctccatagcattgaCATGTCATGGATTTTGAACTTGCTAAAACTTTGCCTTTGCAAGCTTGTTCATTGTTGTTGTTAGTCCTGCTAGTGCCTCCCCATGATCATGGAGATCTTTGTTCAAGTGAATGACTGTGGGGTCACCATGcagcacattggctctactttgccaagcggaggatGTGCCAGCCATCTTATctagaatgtcacaagcctcagcATAAGGCAACTTTATGGAATTACCCCCTGCTAACTGGTTCATCACACACTGATTGGTCATGTTTATACCCTGATAAAATGTCTGTTGAATCATTGCCTctatcatatcattggtagggcATTCCTTGACCATAGTTCTATATCGATCCCAAATTTCGTGAAGGGACTCATTTGCTTCTTATTTGAATGCTAGGATTTCATCCCTCAATGCCCATAGGTCTCAGTGAGAAAAACTTGGCTATGAACTTATCAGCCAACTTATCACATATAGTGATATAATGGTTGGGAAGCCACTAgagccagtccaaagctttccgttcaagtgagaaagggaataatctcaactgCAATGCATCCTCCGATACATTTGTTTGCTTGTTTCCCCATCACGTATCcacaaaacccttgagatgtttataTAAATTCTAATGGGAAGCAGCTGTGAAATACCCTCACTGCTCAatcaatgtc
Coding sequences within:
- the LOC138879345 gene encoding uncharacterized protein — encoded protein: MKDLVTKKGSMDYETIKMTYQVSAIIHSMAPKLEDHDVFTIGSADFAKALCDLGASINLMPYSVFMTLGIGKPRPTSMRFQIADRIMKRPLGIIDDVLVRLDKFILPTNFVILDCEVDYVVMIISGRPFLATGKALVDVEARELTFRVGDEKVVFHVCKSMNQPNISEVCSFVDLIMTVIIDDTSSIMGDPPA